The following proteins are co-located in the Agromyces laixinhei genome:
- a CDS encoding ThiF family adenylyltransferase translates to MRARPAPLVEPSAPLAPERIARFSRQIMLPGFGELAQRRLAAARVLVVGAGGLGSALVPSLAGAGVGTLGLADDDIVELSNLHRQMSHGVADIGRLKVDSLADTVAAIDPECRVVRHTERLSAANMRDILAGYDLVVDGSDNFPTRYLTSDAAVLERKPLVWGAILRYHGQVGLSWHEHGPTYRDLFPLPPAPDEVLSCELGGVLPTLCATVGALMAGEVVKLITGIGEPLLGRVSTVDALSGRSREIEYEAIADAPAITSLVDYELFCGVDDAAAQAAAASVPPISSAELLRRLRSGEPMHLIDVREPAEAALRRISGSELVPLGELVGGAVPGAGEGAIVVYCEFDVRSRRAARLLRELGHADVVYLAGGIDAFSSVAGELVHR, encoded by the coding sequence ATGCGCGCACGTCCGGCACCACTGGTCGAGCCGTCGGCACCGCTCGCCCCCGAGCGCATCGCGCGGTTCAGCCGGCAGATCATGCTGCCCGGCTTCGGCGAACTCGCGCAGCGCCGCCTCGCCGCAGCACGCGTGCTCGTCGTCGGTGCCGGCGGACTCGGCAGCGCGCTCGTGCCCTCCCTCGCGGGCGCGGGCGTCGGCACGCTCGGCCTCGCCGACGACGACATCGTCGAGCTCTCGAACCTGCACCGCCAGATGAGCCACGGCGTCGCCGACATCGGCCGGCTCAAGGTCGACTCGCTCGCCGACACCGTCGCCGCCATCGACCCGGAGTGCCGGGTCGTGCGCCACACCGAGCGGTTGAGCGCGGCGAACATGCGCGACATCCTCGCCGGGTACGACCTGGTCGTCGACGGCAGCGACAACTTTCCGACCCGCTATCTCACGAGCGACGCCGCCGTGCTCGAACGCAAGCCGCTCGTGTGGGGCGCGATCCTGCGGTACCACGGTCAGGTCGGCCTGTCATGGCACGAGCACGGCCCCACCTATCGCGACCTCTTCCCGTTGCCGCCGGCGCCCGACGAGGTGCTCTCGTGCGAGCTCGGCGGAGTGCTGCCGACCCTCTGCGCCACCGTCGGGGCTCTCATGGCGGGCGAGGTCGTCAAGCTCATCACCGGCATCGGTGAACCGCTGCTCGGCCGTGTGTCGACCGTCGACGCGCTCTCGGGTCGCAGCCGTGAGATCGAGTACGAAGCGATTGCGGATGCCCCGGCGATCACCTCGCTCGTCGACTACGAGCTGTTCTGCGGGGTCGACGACGCCGCGGCGCAGGCCGCCGCCGCATCCGTGCCGCCGATCTCGTCGGCCGAACTGCTGCGTCGCCTGCGAAGCGGCGAGCCCATGCACCTGATCGACGTGCGCGAGCCCGCCGAGGCGGCGTTGCGGCGCATCAGCGGCAGCGAGCTCGTGCCGCTCGGCGAGCTCGTCGGCGGCGCCGTACCCGGTGCCGGCGAGGGCGCCATCGTCGTCTATTGCGAATTCGATGTGCGGTCGCGCCGCGCAGCACGCCTGCTGCGCGAGCTCGGGCACGCCGACGTCGTGTACCTGGCCGGCGGCATCGACGCGTTCTCGTCGGTCGCCGGCGAGCTCGTGCACCGCTGA
- a CDS encoding molybdenum cofactor biosynthesis protein MoaE, with the protein MNPNAAVVTTEPIDEAAVRAAVEAETSGAVVMFHGVVRNHDGGREVLALDYRAHPDAERFLAECVRRIADETGVAVAAAHRTGELRIGDVALAAAASAAHRAAAFDACQRLVDLIKQQVPIWKRQHFADGASEWVGL; encoded by the coding sequence ATGAACCCGAACGCCGCCGTCGTCACCACCGAGCCGATCGACGAGGCTGCCGTTCGTGCCGCGGTCGAAGCAGAGACGAGCGGCGCGGTGGTGATGTTCCACGGTGTCGTCCGCAACCACGACGGCGGCCGCGAGGTGCTCGCGCTCGACTACCGGGCGCATCCCGACGCCGAGCGGTTCCTCGCCGAGTGCGTGCGGCGCATCGCCGACGAGACCGGCGTCGCCGTCGCGGCCGCACACCGCACGGGTGAACTGCGCATCGGCGACGTCGCGCTCGCCGCCGCGGCATCCGCTGCCCATCGTGCCGCAGCCTTCGACGCGTGCCAGCGCCTCGTCGACCTGATCAAGCAACAGGTGCCCATCTGGAAACGCCAGCACTTCGCCGACGGCGCCTCGGAGTGGGTCGGGCTCTGA
- the moaA gene encoding GTP 3',8-cyclase MoaA, with amino-acid sequence MADRLDRPLRDLRISVTDRCNFRCVYCMPKTVFGRDHAFLEHDELLSFEEITRLARAAAANGVEKLRLTGGEPLLRRGIEDLVAALAELRTPDGRPLEIALTTNGAALAVKAAALREAGLTRVTVSVDSLDDAVFQAMNDVRFPVARVLAGLHAAHDAGLGPIKVNMVVKRGVNDREVLPMARHFHGTPFSLRFIEYMDVGNSNGWSLDEVVPSAEIVETIDRELPLERIGAQVPGETAARWRYVDGGGEIGVISSVTNAFCGTCNRARISTEGKLFTCLFATEGHDLRALLRGGVDDDGLARAMASIWGARDDRYSEERASLTPELRTARRKPEMSYLGG; translated from the coding sequence CTGGCCGACCGGCTCGATCGCCCGCTGCGAGATCTGCGCATCTCGGTCACCGACCGGTGCAACTTCCGCTGCGTCTACTGCATGCCGAAGACCGTCTTCGGTCGCGACCACGCCTTTCTCGAGCACGATGAGCTGCTGAGTTTCGAGGAGATCACCCGCCTGGCCAGGGCGGCCGCGGCCAACGGCGTCGAGAAGCTGCGGCTCACCGGCGGCGAGCCGCTGCTGCGACGCGGCATCGAAGACCTCGTCGCCGCGCTCGCCGAGCTGCGCACGCCCGACGGCAGGCCGCTCGAGATCGCGCTGACGACCAACGGTGCGGCGCTCGCGGTGAAGGCGGCGGCACTGCGCGAAGCAGGTCTGACCCGGGTGACGGTGTCCGTCGACTCGCTCGATGACGCCGTGTTCCAGGCGATGAACGACGTGAGGTTCCCGGTGGCGCGCGTGCTCGCGGGTCTGCACGCGGCGCACGACGCCGGACTCGGGCCGATCAAGGTCAACATGGTCGTCAAGCGCGGGGTGAACGACCGGGAAGTGTTGCCGATGGCGCGCCATTTCCACGGAACGCCGTTCAGCCTGCGGTTCATCGAGTACATGGATGTCGGCAACTCGAACGGCTGGAGCCTCGACGAGGTCGTGCCCTCGGCCGAGATCGTCGAAACGATCGACCGCGAGCTCCCGCTCGAACGGATCGGTGCGCAGGTGCCGGGCGAGACCGCTGCGCGCTGGCGCTACGTCGACGGGGGCGGTGAGATCGGCGTGATCTCGAGCGTCACGAATGCATTCTGCGGCACCTGCAACCGTGCGCGCATCTCGACCGAGGGCAAGCTCTTCACGTGCCTGTTCGCGACAGAAGGGCACGACCTGCGGGCGCTGCTTCGCGGGGGCGTCGACGATGATGGGCTCGCCCGGGCGATGGCCTCGATCTGGGGCGCACGCGACGACCGCTACTCCGAGGAGCGGGCGAGCCTCACACCAGAGCTGCGAACCGCCCGCCGAAAGCCCGAGATGTCGTACCTCGGCGGTTGA
- a CDS encoding sulfate/molybdate ABC transporter ATP-binding protein: MSDAAASAGLVAAVTTRLGDFSLDVSLQVAPGETLAVLGPNGSGKTTLLQTIAGQLAPSRGSVHVDGRELSDAEPGRALRHIPPEDRRVGLLGQQPMLFPHLSALDNVAFGPRAQGAGVQASRETARRWLERVGSPELAARRPAALSGGQQQRVALARTLAARPEVLLLDEPFAALDVETAAAMRALLTDRPWPTPIPILLVTHDPLDAIVLADRAAILHDGRIVQRGTTAEVLGHPATGFVAALAGVNLVIGSVDDDGVVVSSMSGAEAAPALRGAGTPPAPGTPASAVFSPGSVHVTPAGPGESAASANRWIGTVAVLQPVPGGVRIGIAEYPRLAVDVPSAAAVALDLATDARLMFTVPASEVSVRARS; this comes from the coding sequence ATGAGCGACGCAGCGGCATCCGCAGGGCTCGTCGCCGCCGTCACGACCCGGCTCGGCGACTTCTCGCTCGACGTCTCACTGCAGGTCGCACCGGGCGAGACGCTCGCGGTGCTCGGCCCGAACGGTTCGGGAAAGACCACGCTGCTGCAGACCATCGCGGGCCAGCTCGCGCCGAGTCGGGGTTCGGTGCACGTCGACGGTCGTGAACTCAGCGACGCCGAACCGGGTCGTGCGCTGCGCCACATCCCGCCGGAGGACCGCCGAGTCGGCCTGCTCGGCCAGCAGCCGATGCTGTTCCCGCACCTGAGCGCACTCGACAACGTCGCGTTCGGACCGCGCGCCCAGGGTGCCGGCGTGCAGGCGTCGCGAGAGACGGCGAGGCGCTGGCTCGAACGCGTGGGGTCGCCGGAACTCGCGGCGCGACGCCCGGCAGCGCTCTCGGGCGGTCAGCAGCAGCGCGTGGCCCTCGCCCGCACGCTCGCCGCGCGCCCGGAGGTACTCCTGCTCGACGAACCCTTCGCGGCGCTCGACGTCGAGACCGCTGCCGCCATGCGGGCGCTTCTGACCGATCGGCCGTGGCCGACGCCGATCCCGATCCTGCTCGTCACCCACGATCCGCTCGACGCGATCGTGCTCGCAGATCGGGCCGCGATCCTGCACGACGGACGCATCGTGCAGCGGGGCACGACGGCCGAGGTGCTCGGACACCCGGCGACCGGGTTCGTGGCGGCACTCGCCGGCGTGAACCTCGTCATCGGTTCGGTCGACGACGACGGGGTCGTCGTCTCGAGCATGTCGGGCGCCGAAGCGGCGCCCGCGCTCCGGGGCGCCGGCACACCACCGGCACCGGGCACGCCGGCATCGGCGGTGTTCAGCCCGGGCTCGGTGCATGTGACGCCTGCCGGGCCCGGCGAGTCTGCGGCATCCGCCAACCGCTGGATCGGCACCGTCGCGGTACTGCAGCCCGTGCCCGGCGGCGTGCGCATCGGCATCGCGGAGTACCCGCGGCTGGCGGTCGACGTGCCCTCGGCCGCCGCCGTCGCGCTCGACCTCGCGACCGACGCCCGGCTCATGTTCACGGTTCCGGCCTCGGAGGTCTCGGTGCGAGCCCGATCCTGA
- a CDS encoding ABC transporter permease, giving the protein MPAALGAALLVLPLLALLVRLDWAGVPAAVTSPAALEALTLSLTTASVATLVCIVLGVPLAVVIARASRGVAAVLRTLATLPLVLPPLVGGIALLALLGRNGLLGGVLEVAGVRVPFTTAAVVIAQAFVALPFLVISVEGALRTAGTGFEVVAARLGASRSTVFRRITLPLVGPGILAGTVLCFARALGEFGATALFAGNAAGTTRTMPLAIYTAFNGSGVSEDTAIALSLMLIVVAVAVLLVMRGWREDAAR; this is encoded by the coding sequence GTGCCGGCGGCGCTCGGTGCCGCCCTCCTGGTGCTTCCGCTGCTCGCCCTGCTCGTGCGACTCGACTGGGCCGGAGTGCCGGCCGCCGTCACCTCCCCCGCCGCGCTCGAGGCGCTCACCCTCTCGCTCACGACGGCGAGCGTCGCGACCCTCGTGTGCATCGTGCTCGGGGTGCCGCTCGCCGTCGTCATCGCCCGCGCCTCGCGTGGGGTGGCCGCCGTGCTGCGCACGCTCGCGACGCTGCCGCTCGTGCTGCCGCCGCTCGTCGGGGGCATCGCGCTGCTCGCGCTGCTCGGGCGCAACGGCCTGCTCGGCGGAGTGCTCGAGGTGGCGGGCGTTCGAGTGCCGTTCACGACCGCCGCCGTGGTGATCGCGCAGGCGTTCGTCGCGCTGCCGTTCCTCGTGATCTCCGTCGAGGGTGCGCTGCGCACCGCGGGCACCGGGTTCGAGGTCGTCGCCGCAAGGCTCGGCGCCAGCCGGTCGACGGTGTTCCGGCGCATCACCCTGCCGCTCGTGGGCCCGGGCATCCTCGCCGGAACCGTGCTCTGCTTCGCCCGGGCGCTCGGCGAATTCGGTGCGACCGCGCTCTTCGCCGGCAATGCGGCGGGCACGACTCGCACGATGCCGCTCGCGATCTACACGGCGTTCAACGGATCGGGCGTCAGCGAAGACACGGCGATCGCCCTCTCGCTCATGCTCATCGTCGTCGCGGTCGCAGTGCTCCTCGTGATGCGCGGCTGGCGTGAAGATGCCGCGCGATGA
- the modA gene encoding molybdate ABC transporter substrate-binding protein, with translation MSRQAFHPLALIASAALVALTLGGCAAGAGTATDSSAGADGPSDATGSTTELRGELTIFAAASLGGAFDELAAEFEARHPSLDVAPITYDGSSTLAVQLIEGAAADVFASADERNLAKVDDAGLIAGEPEAFATNVLEIAVRPGNPLGIESLDDLDDAATADPLVVVCAPEVPCGNAAATLIELAGITLTPASEEQNVSAVLTKVRTGEADAGLVYVTDITAADGEVDGIPIEGADAATNVYPIAALEDAANPEAARAFIEFVHSADGAKVLASFGFGSP, from the coding sequence ATGAGCCGGCAGGCGTTCCATCCGCTCGCGCTCATCGCGTCGGCCGCCCTCGTCGCGCTGACCCTCGGAGGCTGCGCGGCCGGCGCGGGTACGGCAACCGACTCGTCCGCCGGCGCGGACGGACCGTCCGATGCGACGGGCTCCACCACCGAGCTGCGCGGCGAGCTCACGATCTTCGCCGCCGCCTCGCTCGGCGGCGCATTCGACGAACTCGCGGCGGAGTTCGAAGCGCGCCACCCCTCCCTCGACGTCGCACCCATCACCTACGACGGCTCATCCACCCTCGCCGTCCAGCTCATCGAGGGCGCCGCCGCCGACGTGTTCGCTTCGGCTGACGAGCGGAACCTCGCGAAGGTCGATGACGCGGGCCTCATCGCCGGCGAGCCCGAAGCATTCGCGACCAACGTGCTCGAGATCGCCGTGAGACCCGGCAACCCGCTCGGCATCGAGAGCCTCGACGACCTCGACGATGCAGCGACCGCAGACCCGCTCGTCGTGGTCTGCGCACCCGAGGTGCCCTGCGGCAACGCGGCCGCCACACTCATCGAGCTCGCCGGCATCACCCTGACCCCCGCGAGCGAAGAGCAGAACGTGAGCGCGGTGCTCACGAAGGTACGCACGGGCGAGGCAGACGCCGGACTCGTCTACGTCACCGACATCACGGCGGCGGATGGCGAGGTCGACGGCATTCCGATCGAGGGTGCGGATGCCGCGACGAACGTCTACCCGATCGCCGCACTCGAAGACGCGGCGAATCCCGAGGCCGCACGCGCGTTCATCGAGTTCGTACACTCCGCCGACGGAGCGAAGGTGCTCGCCTCGTTCGGGTTCGGCAGTCCGTGA
- a CDS encoding TOBE domain-containing protein, producing MTQYRISEAASLVGVSDDTVRRWVHEGLLRAEKDAAGRQVVAGDELAARATEIAANTAPTDRSSVRRSARNRFVGLVTRVEIDGLMAQVELQCGPHRVVSLMSAEAARELRLEVGSKGVAVVKATMVILETEQDTRA from the coding sequence ATGACGCAGTATCGGATCAGTGAAGCGGCCTCGCTCGTCGGCGTGAGCGATGACACCGTGCGCAGGTGGGTGCACGAAGGCCTGCTTCGGGCCGAGAAGGATGCCGCGGGGCGCCAGGTCGTCGCCGGAGACGAGCTCGCGGCGCGCGCCACCGAGATCGCTGCGAACACGGCCCCGACCGATCGCAGCAGTGTTCGCCGAAGCGCGCGCAACCGGTTCGTCGGCCTCGTCACCCGCGTCGAGATCGACGGCCTCATGGCCCAGGTCGAGCTGCAGTGCGGGCCGCATCGGGTCGTCTCCCTCATGTCGGCGGAGGCCGCCCGTGAGCTGCGCCTCGAGGTCGGCTCGAAGGGGGTCGCGGTGGTCAAGGCCACGATGGTCATCCTCGAGACCGAGCAGGACACCCGCGCATGA
- a CDS encoding nucleoside deaminase, translating to MDPFDTEAARQTPAAIPDAGVAAGHLDRAVELATENVRRSGGPFGAIVVSADGQIFEGVNRVTANLDPTAHAEISAIRAACQGLDTFDLSGATLFTSCEPCPMCLAASLWARIDRIFFAADRNDAAEAGFDDAAFYRYFEGGAEERNVMPVASLDLGDARRVAPFTEWSRTTSRIEY from the coding sequence ATGGATCCGTTCGACACCGAGGCCGCTCGGCAGACTCCGGCGGCCATTCCCGACGCCGGGGTCGCGGCCGGCCACCTCGACCGTGCGGTCGAACTCGCCACCGAGAACGTGCGCCGGAGCGGAGGGCCGTTCGGTGCCATCGTGGTCTCGGCCGACGGGCAGATCTTCGAGGGCGTCAACCGGGTCACCGCGAACCTCGATCCCACCGCGCACGCGGAGATCTCGGCGATCAGGGCGGCATGCCAGGGCCTCGACACCTTCGATCTCAGCGGCGCCACGCTCTTCACGAGCTGCGAGCCGTGCCCGATGTGCCTGGCGGCCTCGCTGTGGGCCCGCATCGATCGCATCTTCTTCGCCGCGGATCGGAACGATGCCGCGGAGGCGGGCTTCGACGATGCGGCGTTCTATCGCTACTTCGAGGGCGGCGCCGAGGAACGGAACGTGATGCCGGTCGCGAGCCTCGATCTCGGTGATGCACGGCGCGTCGCGCCGTTCACCGAGTGGAGCCGCACCACCTCGCGGATCGAGTACTGA
- the xdhC gene encoding xanthine dehydrogenase accessory protein XdhC produces the protein MDWLDALQRLRDERTPAVIVTLAMVRGHAPRNGGAKMVVAPDAVHGTVGGGNLEQTATDRAREMLAAAAAEPELLTMTLSDKTTTDYGVQCCGGEVTMLLEPVPVAASVAVFGVGHVGIELARILGRQELELHLVDSRSEMLAPERLGVPGVSGILGDAVASVHLHHEPVPEAGLALLPPGAHVLIMTHDHVEDLAITDTALRHAALGSIGLIGSHSKWARFRTQLLDLGHDETALARVETPIGIPEVAGKAPATIAVSVAARLLQLIAQPDPGDVQPMTD, from the coding sequence ATGGTGCGCGGTCATGCCCCACGCAACGGCGGGGCGAAGATGGTCGTCGCGCCCGATGCGGTGCACGGCACGGTCGGCGGCGGCAACCTCGAGCAGACCGCGACCGACCGCGCTCGTGAGATGCTCGCCGCCGCGGCCGCGGAGCCGGAGTTGCTGACGATGACACTCAGCGACAAGACGACGACGGACTACGGCGTGCAATGCTGCGGAGGAGAGGTCACCATGCTGCTGGAACCCGTGCCGGTCGCGGCGTCGGTCGCCGTGTTCGGCGTCGGTCACGTCGGGATCGAACTCGCCCGCATCCTCGGCCGCCAGGAACTCGAACTCCACCTCGTCGATTCCAGAAGCGAGATGCTCGCACCTGAGCGGCTCGGCGTGCCGGGCGTCTCGGGCATCCTCGGCGACGCCGTCGCCTCGGTGCACCTCCACCATGAGCCCGTTCCCGAGGCCGGGCTGGCCCTGCTGCCGCCTGGCGCGCACGTGCTGATCATGACGCACGATCACGTCGAAGACCTCGCGATCACCGACACCGCGCTGCGGCACGCGGCCCTGGGGTCGATCGGCCTCATCGGCTCGCACTCGAAATGGGCACGATTCCGCACGCAGCTTCTCGACCTCGGCCACGACGAAACGGCCCTCGCACGCGTGGAGACACCGATCGGCATCCCGGAGGTCGCCGGAAAGGCCCCCGCGACGATCGCGGTGAGCGTCGCGGCGCGACTTCTCCAGCTCATCGCGCAACCGGATCCGGGCGACGTGCAGCCGATGACCGACTGA